The following nucleotide sequence is from Hevea brasiliensis isolate MT/VB/25A 57/8 unplaced genomic scaffold, ASM3005281v1 Scaf420, whole genome shotgun sequence.
TCTCATTTATAAATTGAAAAGCCTATAGGACTTCTTCACATACCTCAAGCTCCAAAGCAACTTGCTTATTTTCAGAAGCATTcaaattctttctttctttctttcatggtacccaatggagaaaccctcGTTGGCTCATATTGCAAGGGGGACAATGTTCACAAACCTAGTCGACTTTCCATGGAAGGACTTCAAAGAACATTATCAGATATCTCCTTGGAACTGAGCAAAGAAACCTCTAGTAGTGATCCAAAGCTCCCACCAATATCAGAGGTACAAGACTCAAAGTGTGAGTGCTGTGGCATGTCTGAGGAGTGCACCGACGAGTATATAAAACGGGTGCGTGGTAAGTTCTTGGGGAAGTTCGTTTGTGGGTTATGTGCAGAAGCTGTCCAGCAGGAGATGGAGAAAAATGGAGGCAAAAGAGAAGAAGCCTTAAATGAGCACATGAATGTTTGTGTAAAGTttaataggcattttagggtaaatCCTATCTTGCACCAAGCTGAGGCAATGCGAGAGATCTTAAAGAAGAGCTCAAGTATTAAGAATAGAGCCAAGTCCATAAGCCCTAGAGATAGTGGTAGTCAAAGGAAGGGTGGTATTGCAAGGAGTTCCAGTTGTATTCCTGCAATATATAAAAATGGAGATCAACCACTAGGGAGTGATTAATTTGTTGTTCTTTCGTTTGTGTTTACCTTTAGGGatcaaataaaatcacattttgtGCGAAACATGCATGATGTAGGACTTTTTTTATAGGGGGTTTGGGATGATGGGATCTAGAACTTGACACCTGTTAGGTAGGTGAGTGACTTTAGCTATTAAATCAAACCAGACTAGGTTGCATGATGTAAGATCTAATAGGCTCATATCCATATGTTCCATATACAACATGTATCTAGACAAAAATTGTTCATATTTTTATTCATCTCAGTGGTTTCTTGCTCTCCTATATTATTCTTTATCCTAATGAAAATCTGATCAGCTCACCGCTGTCCCGTGAGGATGCAAACAAGACTATGATTACTAATCCACGCTTAAAGAACAAGAATTCAGAAGGCACGTAACTCTGAACATaaagaatttgtaaatttcatcTACTTTGTTCTTGTGGCAACTTCTGAGGTGAGCGTAATAGCACAAAC
It contains:
- the LOC110645610 gene encoding uncharacterized protein LOC110645610; amino-acid sequence: MVPNGETLVGSYCKGDNVHKPSRLSMEGLQRTLSDISLELSKETSSSDPKLPPISEVQDSKCECCGMSEECTDEYIKRVRGKFLGKFVCGLCAEAVQQEMEKNGGKREEALNEHMNVCVKFNRHFRVNPILHQAEAMREILKKSSSIKNRAKSISPRDSGSQRKGGIARSSSCIPAIYKNGDQPLGSD